In Geminocystis sp. NIES-3708, a single window of DNA contains:
- a CDS encoding transglutaminase domain-containing protein: MNFNSHTKNQFYSTIRPIIATSLDGIAFKNKSLFAVDSRNGYLLQINPHNSITKIVNNSCWQDFIGAKGLCFSENELWFTCRERIYVCNIVFDNDELKIVSPPQFVFSISYPANGIALHENTVYITCEKTAQILVYSKAGEVVTKFYAPGIGTENITIKGEEIWLCDYLEQSVYCLDRATGKSKYSLLTPFEYPTALSFYDDDKSGEDLLYIAYSDQEPYIRDNPNAEPNHELLYRDRTFIHPLYFKYDQENKYTLSNGFLLEMTYLEEIAPLDSIEFKDLEWRIALPTESDRQKIRSIEPVGLPYIEEDYNGQKVALFKFCDFNSDERFVFGWRAILEVWSIKYQIKPRDCESLPPLSAEYETKYLIDNDNLAMSTDVILSGAEEARGTETNLLRKMYSIRNYVYDHLTYGIKPHIDTPDIVLKRGVGSCGEYLGLLLALGRLNGIACRTVGRYKCPLKVLNFGIPLVPDFNHVWMEFYLPTIGWLPMESNPDDLDDGGPYPTRFFMGLSWYHVEMAKDVPFETLMSEGNPVNKEKVSIGQLAINHVSFTILEELQP; encoded by the coding sequence ATGAATTTCAATTCTCATACCAAAAATCAGTTTTACTCTACAATTCGCCCGATAATTGCAACGTCCCTTGATGGAATTGCTTTTAAAAATAAATCTTTATTTGCCGTAGATTCTCGTAATGGATATTTATTACAAATTAATCCTCATAATAGCATAACGAAAATAGTTAATAATTCCTGTTGGCAAGATTTTATTGGTGCGAAAGGATTATGTTTCTCTGAAAATGAACTATGGTTTACTTGTCGAGAACGTATTTATGTTTGCAATATAGTATTTGATAATGACGAATTAAAAATAGTTTCACCCCCTCAATTTGTATTTTCTATTTCTTATCCTGCTAATGGCATCGCTCTTCATGAAAATACTGTTTATATTACTTGTGAAAAAACAGCACAGATTTTAGTTTATTCTAAAGCTGGGGAAGTTGTTACTAAGTTTTATGCTCCCGGTATTGGTACAGAAAATATTACCATTAAAGGGGAAGAAATTTGGTTATGTGATTATTTAGAGCAAAGTGTATATTGTTTAGATAGAGCAACAGGCAAAAGTAAGTATAGTTTACTAACTCCTTTTGAATACCCGACAGCCTTAAGTTTTTATGATGATGATAAAAGTGGTGAAGATCTTTTGTATATAGCTTATAGTGATCAAGAGCCTTATATTCGGGATAATCCTAATGCTGAACCAAATCACGAATTATTATATCGAGATCGTACATTTATTCATCCTCTTTATTTTAAGTATGATCAAGAAAATAAATATACTTTATCGAATGGATTTCTTTTAGAAATGACTTATTTGGAAGAAATTGCCCCTTTAGACTCCATCGAATTTAAAGATTTAGAATGGCGCATTGCTTTACCGACGGAAAGTGATAGACAAAAAATTAGAAGTATTGAACCCGTCGGATTGCCTTATATTGAAGAAGATTATAATGGGCAAAAAGTAGCTTTATTCAAGTTTTGTGACTTCAATTCCGATGAACGTTTTGTCTTTGGTTGGCGGGCAATTTTAGAGGTATGGAGTATCAAATATCAAATTAAGCCTCGTGATTGCGAAAGTTTACCTCCTTTATCTGCTGAATATGAAACTAAATATTTAATTGATAATGATAATTTAGCTATGAGTACGGATGTTATTTTATCAGGTGCAGAAGAGGCTAGAGGCACAGAAACAAATCTTCTAAGAAAAATGTATAGTATTCGTAATTATGTTTATGATCATCTTACCTATGGTATTAAACCTCATATTGATACACCAGACATTGTTTTAAAAAGAGGCGTAGGTTCTTGCGGAGAATATTTAGGGTTATTATTAGCTTTAGGACGTTTAAATGGCATTGCCTGTCGCACAGTAGGGCGTTACAAATGTCCTCTTAAAGTCTTAAATTTTGGTATTCCTTTAGTGCCAGATTTTAACCATGTGTGGATGGAGTTTTATTTACCAACGATTGGTTGGTTGCCGATGGAGTCAAATCCTGATGATTTAGATGATGGTGGACCTTATCCTACTCGATTTTTTATGGGTCTTTCATGGTATCATGTGGAAATGGCAAAAGATGTACCTTTTGAAACTTTAATGAGTGAAGGAAATCCTGTTAATAAGGAAAAAGTTTCTATCGGTCAATTAGCTATCAATCACGTTTCTTTTACCATACTTGAAGAATTGCAACCTTAA
- a CDS encoding aldehyde dehydrogenase translates to MIINNYSISSVLTSQRQYFATGETKSIHFRRQQLEKLKSAIVARQDKILKALNQDLGKPELEGCFELAVLQDIEYAIKHLPQWIKPRKVKTGLEVFPSSAKIYSEPLGVVLIIGPWNYPFSLIISPLIGAIASGNCAMIKPSELAPHTSTLLTELIKDTFSSEYISIQEGGVEVAQELLSLKFDHIFFTGGTKIGQIVMSAAAQHLTPVTLELGGKSPCIVDQEINLKETAKRITWGKFINAGQTCIAPDYILVDHAIKKDLIIAITQCIKDFFGENPSESSDFARIINARQFERLRGLLNSGEIIIGGDTNPDTKYISPTVLDHVNIDSPVMAEEIFGPILPILEYQTLDEAIVFVNSKPKPLALYFFSNNKGKQQRILQETSSGGLCFNETIMHVGITELPFGGVGDSGIGAYHGKASFDIFTHYKSVLSRPFWGDLNWRYAPYTQKTVKMFKKMFANN, encoded by the coding sequence ATGATTATTAATAACTATTCAATTTCATCAGTTTTAACTTCTCAACGTCAGTATTTTGCGACGGGAGAAACTAAATCTATTCATTTTCGCCGACAACAATTAGAAAAGTTAAAATCAGCTATTGTTGCTAGACAAGATAAAATATTAAAAGCATTAAACCAAGATTTAGGAAAGCCTGAGTTAGAAGGTTGTTTTGAGTTAGCTGTTTTACAAGACATTGAATATGCTATTAAACACTTACCCCAATGGATAAAACCTCGGAAAGTCAAAACAGGTTTAGAAGTTTTTCCTAGCAGTGCTAAAATATATTCTGAGCCATTGGGTGTAGTTTTAATTATTGGTCCTTGGAATTATCCTTTTTCTTTGATTATTTCTCCTTTAATTGGTGCGATCGCCTCTGGTAATTGTGCGATGATAAAACCATCAGAATTAGCACCTCATACCTCTACACTTTTAACAGAATTAATTAAAGATACTTTTTCTTCTGAATATATATCAATTCAAGAGGGGGGAGTGGAAGTTGCCCAAGAATTACTATCATTAAAATTTGATCATATCTTTTTCACAGGGGGAACAAAAATTGGTCAAATTGTGATGAGTGCCGCCGCCCAACATTTAACCCCTGTAACTCTCGAATTAGGGGGCAAAAGTCCTTGTATTGTTGATCAAGAGATAAATTTAAAAGAAACTGCAAAACGCATTACTTGGGGCAAATTTATTAATGCAGGACAAACCTGTATTGCACCTGATTATATTTTAGTAGACCATGCCATCAAAAAAGATCTAATCATAGCCATAACACAGTGTATTAAAGACTTTTTTGGTGAAAATCCTTCGGAAAGTTCAGATTTTGCTCGTATTATTAATGCCCGACAATTTGAGCGTTTACGAGGTTTATTGAATAGTGGTGAAATTATTATCGGTGGAGACACTAACCCTGATACTAAATATATTAGCCCCACAGTTTTAGATCACGTTAATATAGATTCTCCCGTTATGGCAGAAGAAATTTTTGGTCCTATTTTACCCATCTTAGAATATCAAACTTTAGATGAGGCGATCGTTTTTGTTAATAGTAAACCTAAACCCTTAGCCTTATATTTTTTCTCGAATAATAAAGGAAAGCAACAACGAATTTTGCAAGAAACCTCATCAGGTGGGTTATGTTTTAACGAGACAATTATGCACGTTGGCATAACAGAATTACCCTTTGGTGGTGTAGGAGATAGCGGCATTGGTGCTTATCATGGCAAAGCTAGTTTTGATATTTTTACTCATTATAAAAGCGTTTTATCTCGTCCATTTTGGGGAGATTTAAACTGGCGTTATGCACCTTATACTCAAAAAACTGTCAAAATGTTTAAAAAAATGTTTGCCAATAATTAG
- the bchB gene encoding ferredoxin:protochlorophyllide reductase (ATP-dependent) subunit B, with the protein MKLAYWMYAGPAHIGTLRIASSFKNVHAIMHAPLGDDYFNVMRSMLERERDFTPVTASIVDRNVLARGSQEKVVDNIVRKDQEENPDLIVLTPTCTSSILQEDLENFVARAQIDSKGDVLLADVNHYRVNELQAADRTLEQIIQYYIRKAQKKGDIVTEKTANPSVNIIGISTLGFHNHHDCRELKKLMADLGIEINLIIPDNASVHDLKKIPQAWFNLVPYRELGLMTANYLKEEFGMPTVDITPMGVVETARCIRKIQEVINAQGANVDYEDFIEYQTLHVSEAAWFSRSIDCQNLTGKKAVVFGDNTHAAAITKILTREMGIHVVLAGTYCKYDADWFRKEVSEYCDNVLISEDNGEIADAIAKLEPAAIFGTQMERHVGKRLDIPCGVIAAPIHIQNFPIGYKPFLGYEGTNQITDLIYNSFTLGMEDHLLEIFGGHDTKEVITKGISANSDLNWDREAQGELNKVPGFVRGKVKRNTEKFARERGFNEITLEVMYAAKESVGA; encoded by the coding sequence ATGAAATTAGCTTACTGGATGTATGCTGGACCTGCACATATCGGCACTTTAAGAATTGCTAGTTCTTTTAAAAATGTTCATGCTATTATGCACGCACCTTTAGGTGACGATTACTTTAACGTTATGCGCTCAATGCTCGAAAGAGAAAGAGACTTTACTCCTGTTACTGCTAGTATAGTAGACCGTAACGTATTAGCAAGAGGATCTCAAGAAAAGGTAGTTGATAATATTGTCCGTAAAGATCAAGAAGAAAATCCAGATTTGATTGTACTTACTCCTACTTGTACCTCTAGTATTTTACAAGAAGATTTAGAAAATTTTGTAGCCAGAGCACAAATTGATTCTAAAGGTGATGTTTTATTAGCTGATGTTAATCATTATCGTGTTAATGAATTACAAGCTGCCGATCGCACTTTAGAGCAGATTATACAATACTATATCCGTAAAGCTCAAAAAAAAGGTGATATTGTCACAGAAAAAACGGCTAATCCTTCGGTGAATATTATCGGTATTTCTACTCTCGGTTTTCATAACCATCACGACTGTCGAGAATTGAAAAAATTAATGGCAGATTTGGGTATTGAAATTAATTTAATTATCCCTGATAATGCCTCTGTTCATGATTTGAAAAAAATTCCTCAAGCATGGTTTAATCTTGTGCCTTATCGAGAATTAGGCTTAATGACGGCTAATTATTTGAAAGAAGAATTTGGGATGCCAACGGTAGATATAACCCCCATGGGAGTCGTAGAAACTGCCCGTTGTATTCGTAAAATTCAAGAAGTCATTAATGCTCAAGGTGCTAATGTTGATTATGAAGACTTTATCGAGTATCAAACCCTTCATGTCTCTGAAGCTGCATGGTTTTCTCGCTCTATTGATTGTCAAAATTTAACGGGCAAAAAAGCAGTAGTTTTTGGGGATAATACCCATGCCGCAGCCATTACCAAAATTTTAACCCGTGAAATGGGAATCCATGTTGTATTAGCTGGTACTTATTGTAAATATGATGCAGATTGGTTTCGGAAAGAAGTCAGTGAATATTGCGATAACGTCTTAATTAGTGAAGATAACGGTGAAATTGCTGATGCGATCGCCAAACTTGAACCTGCCGCTATTTTTGGCACACAAATGGAACGTCATGTAGGAAAAAGATTAGATATACCTTGTGGAGTCATTGCCGCCCCTATCCATATTCAAAACTTCCCCATAGGCTATAAACCATTCTTAGGTTATGAAGGTACAAATCAAATTACCGATTTAATCTATAATTCTTTTACATTGGGTATGGAAGATCATTTGTTAGAAATATTTGGCGGTCATGATACAAAAGAAGTTATTACTAAAGGTATTTCTGCCAATTCTGACTTAAATTGGGATAGAGAAGCACAAGGAGAATTAAATAAAGTACCCGGTTTTGTGCGCGGTAAAGTCAAACGTAATACTGAAAAATTTGCTCGTGAGCGAGGATTTAATGAAATTACTCTCGAAGTAATGTATGCTGCTAAAGAATCTGTAGGTGCTTAA
- a CDS encoding DUF760 domain-containing protein has product MVFDSNFFQHESETTIKNTLVEYLQKQHPETLERVAQSATPEVREIISHNVQGLLGSLPSEGFNVQIVTDRQNLANLLASAMMTGYFLSLMEKRKDLEESIANTDSL; this is encoded by the coding sequence ATGGTATTTGATTCAAATTTTTTCCAGCACGAATCAGAAACGACAATTAAGAATACATTAGTAGAATACTTACAAAAACAACACCCTGAAACTTTAGAAAGAGTGGCACAATCTGCGACTCCCGAGGTAAGAGAAATTATTAGCCATAATGTGCAAGGTTTATTAGGAAGTTTGCCTTCTGAAGGTTTTAATGTACAAATAGTGACGGATAGACAAAATTTAGCTAATTTATTAGCTTCCGCTATGATGACAGGTTATTTTCTATCGTTGATGGAAAAAAGAAAAGATTTAGAGGAAAGTATTGCTAACACTGATTCTCTATAG
- the scpB gene encoding SMC-Scp complex subunit ScpB gives MELESLSPNLTNKIEAILYLKAQPTPLNELVALTNQSIDEVQEALIQLMSDYGYRDSALEILETPNGYSLQLRNCYQSLLEHLIPAELNPSILKTLAAIALKNPILQSDLIVLRGSGAYQHVNELLEAGFIRKRRQEEGRSYWLEVTNKFHQYFEINQLPQ, from the coding sequence ATGGAACTAGAATCATTATCTCCTAATCTGACTAACAAAATTGAGGCAATTCTTTATTTAAAGGCACAACCAACTCCTCTAAATGAACTTGTAGCATTAACTAATCAATCCATAGATGAAGTTCAAGAGGCTTTAATTCAGTTAATGTCTGATTATGGTTATCGTGATAGTGCTTTAGAAATATTAGAAACACCTAACGGCTATAGTTTACAGTTAAGAAATTGTTATCAATCTCTGCTAGAGCATTTAATTCCCGCAGAATTAAATCCTAGTATTCTTAAAACTTTAGCTGCCATTGCTCTTAAAAATCCAATTCTTCAAAGTGATTTAATTGTATTGCGGGGAAGTGGTGCTTATCAACACGTTAATGAGTTGTTGGAAGCTGGATTTATCCGTAAACGTCGTCAAGAAGAAGGGCGATCGTACTGGCTAGAGGTGACAAATAAGTTTCATCAATATTTTGAAATTAATCAACTACCACAGTAA
- a CDS encoding metal ABC transporter ATP-binding protein, whose protein sequence is MNDSSCLKVENLTVNYREVEALRNISFQIIPKRVTGIIGPNGAGKSTLMKAMLGLIPYQLGSILFDSQPLIKQRQRIAYVPQRSQIDWTYPATVWDVVMMGRVKKTGWLKPFSMMSRLTAKKALEKVGMFDFCHRPIGQLSGGQQQRVFLARSLAGEADIFFFDEPFAGVDQKTHAVIFDIFRQLADENKIVLVVNHDLGESINNFDDLILLNKTLIASGNKEEVLQEENLYNAYGGKVSFFSHSSKFVA, encoded by the coding sequence ATGAATGATTCTAGCTGTTTAAAAGTTGAGAATTTAACGGTTAATTATCGAGAAGTTGAGGCTTTAAGAAATATAAGTTTTCAAATTATACCAAAACGAGTGACAGGAATTATCGGTCCAAATGGTGCAGGAAAAAGTACTCTAATGAAAGCCATGTTAGGTTTAATCCCTTACCAGTTAGGATCAATTTTGTTTGATAGTCAGCCTTTAATTAAACAAAGACAGAGAATTGCTTATGTACCACAAAGATCGCAAATTGATTGGACTTATCCAGCCACAGTTTGGGATGTCGTTATGATGGGTAGAGTCAAAAAAACTGGATGGTTAAAGCCGTTTTCCATGATGAGTCGCTTAACCGCTAAAAAGGCATTAGAAAAAGTAGGAATGTTTGACTTTTGCCATCGTCCCATCGGACAATTATCAGGAGGACAACAACAAAGAGTATTTTTAGCTCGATCTTTAGCTGGGGAAGCTGATATATTCTTTTTTGATGAGCCTTTTGCTGGAGTTGATCAAAAAACTCATGCTGTAATCTTTGATATTTTTCGACAATTAGCGGATGAAAATAAAATTGTATTAGTAGTAAATCATGATTTAGGAGAATCTATTAACAATTTTGATGATCTTATTTTACTCAATAAAACTTTAATTGCTTCAGGAAACAAAGAAGAAGTTTTACAAGAAGAAAATTTATATAATGCTTATGGTGGAAAAGTATCTTTTTTCTCCCATAGTTCTAAATTTGTAGCTTAA
- a CDS encoding metal ABC transporter permease, which produces MLNLLIEPLQYAFMQRSLLVAIVIGIICSVVGSYLMVQRLALLGDAISHSVLPGLAIAFILDINIFIGAFIAGLISTVCINFIRNNSKIKEDAAMGIVFSAFFALGITLITVVQKENKIDLNHFLFGNILGVSLPEVRDTIIIALFVLLIVFLFYKELLFYTFDKLGAESVGLPVNLLDTGLMILIGLTIVASLKAVGVILVLSLLITPPSTAYLLVNRLNQVMLVGVLFGVISSISGMYLSYYFNLPSGPAIVLVATTFFIISFLFSPNQGLITGYFRLKFKE; this is translated from the coding sequence ATGCTAAATTTGTTAATTGAACCTTTGCAATATGCTTTTATGCAAAGATCTTTGTTAGTTGCTATCGTTATAGGTATAATTTGTTCGGTGGTTGGCAGTTATTTAATGGTACAAAGACTAGCTCTATTAGGAGATGCCATTAGTCATTCTGTTTTACCCGGATTAGCTATCGCTTTTATTTTAGACATTAATATTTTTATTGGTGCATTTATTGCTGGATTAATTAGTACTGTTTGTATTAATTTTATTAGAAATAACTCAAAAATTAAAGAAGATGCTGCGATGGGAATAGTGTTTTCTGCTTTTTTTGCGTTAGGAATAACCTTAATTACAGTAGTTCAAAAAGAGAATAAAATAGACTTAAATCATTTTCTTTTTGGTAATATATTAGGAGTTAGTTTACCTGAAGTAAGAGATACCATTATTATTGCCCTTTTTGTCTTGTTAATTGTATTTTTATTTTACAAAGAGTTATTATTTTATACTTTTGATAAATTAGGTGCAGAATCTGTTGGTTTACCTGTTAACCTCCTAGATACAGGATTAATGATTTTAATTGGTTTAACTATTGTGGCAAGTTTAAAAGCTGTGGGAGTTATTTTAGTTTTATCTTTATTAATTACTCCTCCTTCCACTGCTTATTTATTAGTAAATCGTTTAAATCAAGTTATGTTAGTGGGAGTTTTGTTCGGGGTGATTTCGAGTATTAGTGGAATGTATTTAAGTTATTATTTTAATTTACCTTCTGGTCCAGCTATTGTATTAGTTGCAACTACTTTTTTTATTATTAGCTTTTTATTTAGTCCCAATCAAGGTTTAATTACTGGTTATTTTCGATTAAAATTTAAGGAATAA
- the cynS gene encoding cyanase, which translates to MAIAKITEKLIAAKQAKGITFEELEKILGRDEVWIASVFYRQATADETEAKKILEVLGLPQELAQELTVSSVKGSLEPVIPTDPLIYRFYEIMQVYGMPLKDVIQEKFGDGIMSAIDFTLDVEKIEDVKGDRVKVVMCGKFLPYKKW; encoded by the coding sequence ATGGCGATCGCAAAAATCACTGAAAAATTAATAGCGGCAAAACAAGCAAAAGGAATTACATTTGAAGAATTAGAAAAAATTTTAGGTAGAGATGAAGTTTGGATTGCCTCTGTTTTTTACCGCCAAGCCACTGCTGATGAAACTGAAGCGAAAAAAATTTTGGAGGTTTTAGGATTACCACAAGAATTAGCACAAGAATTAACCGTTTCTTCTGTTAAAGGTTCATTAGAGCCTGTTATTCCTACTGATCCTTTGATTTATCGTTTTTACGAAATTATGCAGGTTTATGGAATGCCTTTAAAAGACGTCATTCAAGAAAAATTTGGAGATGGAATTATGAGTGCTATTGATTTCACTTTGGATGTAGAAAAAATAGAAGATGTGAAAGGAGACAGAGTAAAAGTTGTCATGTGTGGTAAATTCTTGCCTTATAAAAAATGGTAA
- a CDS encoding putative PEP-binding protein, whose protein sequence is MKFDRDSSLIADIFDEHNQAVKYIVEMVIQTVKGNDRKIVICGQTLSDYLQCALMYIIKTNN, encoded by the coding sequence CTGAAATTCGATCGAGATTCCTCATTGATAGCAGACATTTTCGATGAACATAACCAAGCAGTTAAATATATAGTAGAAATGGTAATTCAAACAGTGAAAGGTAATGACCGTAAAATTGTTATCTGTGGACAAACACTCAGTGATTATCTTCAATGTGCATTAATGTACATTATAAAAACAAATAATTAA
- a CDS encoding DUF4276 family protein has product MPNDYKIVVMIDEDREDCLKLKQKLEDIAKQNGFITKSSKTNNQDFQVLNRIVVEELEAWFFGDINALRQAYPRVPQNLVNQKSYRNPDNIKGGTWEALEKILNRAGYFKGGLQKLACAREISQYMNPYENRSQSFQIFVQGLLEII; this is encoded by the coding sequence ATTCCTAATGATTACAAAATAGTTGTTATGATTGATGAAGATAGAGAAGATTGTCTTAAATTAAAACAAAAATTAGAAGATATTGCTAAACAAAATGGTTTTATTACTAAAAGTTCAAAAACAAATAATCAAGATTTTCAAGTTCTTAACCGCATTGTTGTAGAAGAATTAGAGGCATGGTTTTTTGGTGATATAAATGCTCTTCGTCAAGCCTATCCAAGGGTACCGCAAAATCTAGTCAATCAAAAATCTTATCGGAATCCCGATAATATAAAAGGAGGAACTTGGGAAGCATTAGAAAAAATTTTAAACAGAGCAGGTTATTTTAAAGGTGGATTACAAAAATTAGCCTGTGCAAGAGAAATTTCTCAGTACATGAATCCATACGAGAATCGCTCTCAAAGTTTCCAGATTTTTGTTCAAGGTTTACTAGAAATAATTTAG
- a CDS encoding AAA family ATPase: MQQNIPRIESLKVQNYRALHNLELKEITPLTVFLGPNGSGKSTIFDVFAFLSECFTESLRTAWDRRGRFRELRTRGSEGCVVIEIQYREKYHPGKSPIITYHLAIAEENNHPFVAEEWLHWRRGSGGKPFRFLDFKRGEGQVISGDTPDAGNERISEKLESPEFLAVNTLGQFSRHPRVSALRKFITSWYLSYISADNTKNRTEAGAQERLTPTGDNLPNVIQYLKEEHPERLDQILKVLSDRIPRLEKVEASIMLDNHLLLQIKDAPFAQPILSKFASDGTLKMLAYLTVLYDPQPPQLVSIEEPENHLHPRLLPELAEECRSASSHTQLMVTTHSPFFVDSLKPEELWVLYRDEKGFTQAKRTADMKGVKEFIEHGALLGSLWMEDHFDVGNPLKNSGLGR; the protein is encoded by the coding sequence ATGCAACAAAATATTCCTAGAATAGAATCTCTGAAAGTACAAAATTATCGAGCTTTACATAACCTTGAATTAAAAGAGATTACTCCTTTAACAGTATTTTTGGGGCCAAATGGCAGTGGAAAATCTACTATCTTTGATGTTTTTGCTTTTTTATCAGAATGTTTTACAGAAAGTTTAAGAACGGCATGGGATAGACGGGGAAGATTTAGAGAATTGCGTACTAGGGGTAGTGAGGGATGTGTTGTAATTGAGATACAATATAGGGAAAAATATCATCCCGGAAAATCACCAATTATTACATATCATTTGGCGATCGCAGAAGAAAATAATCATCCTTTTGTAGCTGAAGAATGGTTACATTGGAGAAGAGGAAGTGGTGGTAAACCTTTTCGCTTTTTAGACTTTAAAAGAGGGGAAGGACAAGTTATTAGTGGTGATACTCCCGATGCTGGAAATGAACGTATTTCAGAAAAATTAGAATCGCCAGAATTTTTAGCGGTGAATACTTTAGGACAGTTCTCTAGACATCCACGGGTTAGTGCTTTACGAAAATTTATTACCAGTTGGTATTTATCTTATATTAGTGCCGATAATACTAAAAATCGTACTGAAGCAGGTGCCCAAGAAAGATTAACTCCTACGGGAGATAATTTACCCAATGTAATTCAATATCTAAAAGAAGAACATCCAGAAAGATTAGATCAAATATTAAAAGTCCTTTCTGATCGTATTCCTCGTCTGGAAAAAGTGGAAGCATCAATTATGCTTGACAATCATCTTTTATTACAAATCAAAGATGCTCCTTTTGCTCAACCGATACTCTCAAAATTTGCTTCTGATGGAACATTAAAAATGTTAGCTTATTTAACTGTGTTATACGATCCTCAACCACCTCAATTAGTAAGCATAGAAGAACCAGAAAATCATTTACATCCTCGCTTATTGCCTGAATTAGCAGAAGAATGTCGTAGTGCATCTAGTCACACTCAATTAATGGTGACAACTCATTCTCCCTTCTTTGTAGATTCTTTAAAACCTGAAGAGTTGTGGGTTTTATACCGAGATGAAAAAGGTTTTACCCAAGCAAAAAGAACAGCAGATATGAAGGGAGTAAAAGAATTTATTGAACATGGTGCATTATTAGGTTCTTTATGGATGGAAGATCATTTTGATGTAGGAAATCCTTTGAAAAATTCTGGTTTAGGAAGATAA